From the genome of Perca flavescens isolate YP-PL-M2 chromosome 12, PFLA_1.0, whole genome shotgun sequence, one region includes:
- the slc25a24l gene encoding solute carrier family 25 member 24, like, with protein MEQFRDLFAKLDQNEDGFITVSELRDEMRKHGILSADEKVQNIIDSYDKDKDGLLDYKEFLSYMMDRERKWKIYFHDLDKNKCGVIDQEDIICLFKELGVVISKPNAKKIIQMMDKDSSMTVDWGEFLHHVILNPVDNIGELVSSWKHSLIFDVGESRTMPIEFPEEASGFGAWRTFILAAGLADAVSRTVTAPIDRLKTQLQVHGSKAFSQGFQEMMRAGGLRSMWQGNVVNLLKGTPQSTLQCLIYAQMKVYTQNRNQETLTVHQRFGLGCVSGAVAHAAFYPLEVLKVRLNLQQAGTYHGVVACARSIYRHESVSSFYRGFKPSILCMIPYAGVECAVHQSIMNWAKSDPAYNSDSKLFFFSFVAFASGQITSYPLAVIRTQQQAQAFSSDSHPASGVLQGLTGIYEKRGIRGYYNGMGASFVRAIPCALINYTLTRKLENLVSSTEA; from the exons ATGGAGCAGTTTCGTGATTTATTTGCTAAACTGGATCAAAACGAGGATGGGTTTATAACAGTGTCGGAGCTCCGCGATGAAATGAGGAAACATGGGATCCTCTCAGCGGATGAAAAGGTCCAG AATATCATTGATTCTTATGACAAAGACAAAGATGGCCTGTTGGATTATAAAGAGTTCCTCAGCTACATgatggacagagagaggaaatggAAAATTTACTTTCATGACCTTGACAAGAACAAGTGTG GAGTCATTGACCAGGAGGACATCATATGTTTGTTTAAGGAGTTAGGAGTGGTCATATCAAAGccgaatgcaaaaaaaataattcaaat GATGGATAAGGACAGTTCTATGACAGTGGACTGGGGTGAATTCCTGCACCATGTCATCCTGAACCCTGTGGACAACATCGGGGAGCTGGTGTCGTCATGGAAACACAGTCTG aTTTTCGATGTGGGTGAGAGTCGTACAATGCCCATCGAGTTCCCCGAAGAGGCTTCTGGTTTTGGTGCGTGGAGGACGTTCATTCTTGCAGCAGGTCTGGCAGATGCTGTATCCCGAACTGTGACGGCTCCCATCGACCGCCTTAAGACCCAACTCCAG GTTCATGGATCCAAAGCCTTCTCCCAAGGCTTTCAGGAGATGATGAGGGCAGGTGGTCTTCGGTCGATGTGGCAAGGCAACGTCGTCAACTTGCTGAAAGGAACGCCACAGTCAACGCTACAATGTCTTATCTACGCCCAG ATGAAGGTGTACACTCAGAACAGGAACCAGGAAACTCTGACGGTGCACCAGCGTTTCGGCTTGGGTTGTGTGTCCGGTGCTGTCGCTCACGCTGCCTTCTACCCTTTAGAG GTGCTGAAGGTGAGGCTGAACCTGCAGCAAGCTGGCACCTACCATGGTGTTGTGGCATGTGCCCGATCTATTTACAGACACGAGTCGGTGTCCTCCTTTTACAGAGGATTCAAGCCGAGCATCCTCTGCATGATCCCCTACGCAGGTGTGGAGTGTGCAGTTCATCAG TCCATCATGAACTGGGCAAAGAGTGATCCAGCCTACAACAGTGACTCCAAActctttttcttcagttttgtGGCCTTTGCTTCTGGACAAATTACCAGTTACCCACTAGCAGTAATTCGGACTCAGCAGCAAGCACAAG CTTTCAGCTCAGATTCACATCCAGCCTCAGGTGTATTACAAGGACTTACAGGGATATATGAAAAACGTGGAATTAGAGGATATTATAATGGAATGGGTGCCAGCTTTGTCAGGGCTATTCCATGTGCTCTGATAAACTACACTTTAACTAGAAAATTGGAAAATCTGGTTTCCTCAACTGAGGCTTGA
- the dnajb4 gene encoding dnaJ homolog subfamily B member 4, whose protein sequence is MGKDYYKTLGISKGATDEDIKKAYRKQALKWHPDKNKSAAAEEKFKEIAEAYEVLSDPKKREVYDQYGEEGLKGGNGPTGEGPGNTFTYTFHGDPHATFATFFGGSNPFEMFFGRKANGRDDDMEVDGNDPFGSFTNFNLNGFPRDGHVGPGGQQRRKQDPAIIHELRVSLEEVFHGCTKRMKISRKRLNPDGRTMRNEDKILTIEIKRGWKEGTKITFPREGDESPNTIPADIVFVIKDKPHPHFRREGSNIVYPVRVSLRQSLCGCSVTVSTIDGKTCNMKITDVIKPGMRQTVAGQGLPLPKNPEQRGDLVVEFDVNFPETLPGNAKDVLKRHLPA, encoded by the exons ATGGGCAAAGATTACTATAAAACGTTGGGTATCTCTAAAGGAGCCACAGACGAGGATATTAAGAAAGCTTACAGAAAACAAGCGTTGAAATGGCACCCGGACAAAAATAAGTCTGCAGCCGCCGAGGAGAAATTTAAGGAAATCGCTGAGGCATATGAAGTCCTCAGTGATCCGAAGAAAAGAGAAGTTTATGATCAGTATGGAGAAGAag GTCTCAAGGGAGGAAATGGGCCCACTGGTGAAGGACCAGGCAACACCTTCACCTACACCTTCCATGGTGACCCTCACGCCACATTCGCCACTTTCTTCGGGGGTTCGAACCCCTTCGAAATGTTCTTTGGGCGTAAAGCCAATGGCAGAGACGACGACATGGAGGTGGACGGAAATGACCCCTTTGGCTCCTTCACCAACTTCAACCTAAACGGATTCCCTCGGGACGGGCACGTCGGCCCTGGAGGGCAGCAGCGCCGGAAGCAGGACCCAGCCATCATCCACGAACTGAGGGTTTCCCTGGAGGAGGTCTTCCATGGCTGCACCAAGAGGATGAAAATCTCTCGCAAAAGGCTAAATCCAGACGGCAGGACCATGCGCAATGAGGATAAAATTCTCACTATCGAGATCAAGCGGGGCTGGAAAGAGGGAACCAAGATCACGTTCCCGCGGGAGGGAGACGAGTCGCCCAATACCATTCCTGCCGACATTGTTTTCGTCATCAAGGACAAGCCACACCCTCACTTTAGGCGGGAGGGCTCGAATATTGTGTATCCTGTGCGTGTAAGCTTACGACAG TCATTGTGCGGATGCTCCGTTACCGTGTCGACGATAGATGGGAAGACGTGCAACATGAAGATCACGGATGTCATCAAGCCTGGCATGAGACAGACTGTCGCCGGACAGGGTCTCCCCTTACCCAAAAATCCAGAACAGAGAGGAGACCTGGTGGTGGAGTTTGACGTTAACTTTCCTGAGACGTTGCCTGGTAACGCCAAGGATGTCCTGAAACGGCATTTACCTGCGTAG
- the gipc2 gene encoding PDZ domain-containing protein GIPC2 translates to MPLGPWRKKNKSTKEHLVENEEVGGGHTGAAGSLAKSAVNGAGLPPPPANLRPKLVFHTQLAHGSPTGRIEGFSNVKELYSKIADAFNISPPEILFCTLNTHKIDMDKLLGGQIGLEDFIFAHIRGIKKEVEIYKSEDALGLTITDNGVGYAFIKRIKEGSVVDGVKVICVGDHVECINGRNVVGIRHYEVARMLKELPKDKSFTLKLVEPMKAFEMLEPRSKGAKPPSDNKIGTGRGTLRLRSKGPATVEEEPTEFEEKAVKKVDDLLESYMGIRDTELAATMVEVGRDKKNPDEFAMALDETLGDFAFPDEFVFDVWGAIGDAKQGRF, encoded by the exons ATGCCGTTGGGACCATggaggaagaaaaacaaatcgaCGAAGGAGCATTTGGTGGAGAACGAGGAGGTCGGCGGCGGACACACAGGTGCAGCTGGGAGCTTGGCTAAATCCGCCGTGAACGGAGCAGGGCTGCCGCCTCCACCTGCAAATCTGCGGCCCAAACTGGTCTTCCACACGCAGCTGGCGCACGGAAGCCCCACCGGCAGGATCGAGGGATTCTCCAACGTGAAGGAGTTGTACTCGAAAATTGCAGACGCGTTTAATATAAGCCCACCTGAG atccTGTTCTGCACCCTCAACACCCACAAGATTGACATGGACAAGCTGCTGGGGGGCCAGATCGGCCTCGAGGATTTTATCTTCGCCCACATTAGAGGGATCAAGAAGGAGGTGGAAATTTATAAATCTGAAGATGCCCTGGGCCTCACCATCACTGACAATGGAGTGGGATACGCTTTCATAAAG CGTATAAAAGAGGGCAGTGTCGTGGACGGGGTGAAGGTGATCTGTGTGGGCGACCACGTAGAGTGCATTAACGGACGTAACGTGGTCGGGATACGGCATTATGAGGTCGCCCGCATGCTTAAAGAGCTGCCCAAAGACAAGTCCTTCACCCTCAAACTGGTCGAGCCGATGAAGGCCTTTG AAATGCTTGAGCCCAGGTCAAAAGGCGCCAAACCTCCCAGTGATAACAAGATCGGCACAGGGAGGGGGACTCTGAGACTTCGCTCCAAGGGTCCAGCTACTGTAGAAGAGGAG CCAACAGAATTTGAGGAGAAGGCAGTAAAGAAAGTGGACGACCTCCTGGAGAGCTACATGGGCATCAGAGACACTGAACTTG ctgCTACGATGGTCGAGGTCGGCCGTGACAAGAAGAACCCGGATGAATTTGCCATGGCGTTAGATGAGACCCTCGGAGACTTTGCCTTTCCCGATGAGTTTGTCTTCGATGTCTGGGGGGCTATCGGAGACGCCAAGCAGGGAAGATTTTAA